A genomic segment from Acidobacteriota bacterium encodes:
- a CDS encoding alpha/beta hydrolase, whose amino-acid sequence MQNSSSKSGLQRRLMRMVIIAVLVGLIITTGFFSQEAVNAQSQPAVMRNIEYARVGSKSLLLDLYLPASGQGPFPLLVWIHGGGWVGGDKSLGSSSLQVQQTARGYVVASINYRLSHEAIFPAQIEDCKAAIRWLRANAAQYRIDPNRVGVWGSSAGGHLVALLGTSGNVADLEGAVGGNLQQSSRVQAVVDWYGPTHLRTMASQALPCSVIDHDAAISPESLLVGCAIQSCPDKAERASPTTYVTADDPPFLIMHGTSDCLVPPLQSQELTDLLKAAGVTATLTYLQGAGHGGAEFTSADSQQQIQDFLDQYLKTVASPQTLKITSAEAGKKKLFVHGEGFANGAVILLNGEAQATINDGQNPSTILIAKKGGKKIAVGQTVMLQVQNPDGSKSNELLFTRS is encoded by the coding sequence ATGCAAAACAGTAGCAGCAAGTCCGGTTTGCAGCGTCGCCTGATGCGGATGGTGATTATCGCAGTCCTGGTCGGATTGATCATAACAACCGGATTTTTTTCTCAAGAGGCAGTAAATGCGCAATCGCAGCCAGCAGTGATGCGCAATATCGAATATGCACGAGTTGGCAGCAAATCCTTGCTGCTTGATTTGTATCTGCCGGCAAGCGGGCAAGGCCCGTTTCCCTTGCTTGTCTGGATACATGGAGGGGGTTGGGTTGGCGGAGATAAATCTCTGGGCAGCAGCAGTCTGCAAGTGCAGCAAACGGCGCGCGGCTACGTGGTGGCAAGCATCAATTACCGGTTGAGTCACGAAGCGATTTTTCCGGCACAGATAGAAGATTGTAAAGCGGCGATTCGCTGGTTGCGCGCCAACGCCGCGCAATACCGGATTGACCCCAATCGCGTCGGCGTATGGGGAAGTTCGGCGGGCGGTCATCTGGTCGCATTGCTGGGAACTTCGGGCAATGTCGCAGACCTTGAAGGAGCCGTTGGCGGCAACCTGCAACAATCCAGTCGTGTGCAAGCCGTCGTTGATTGGTATGGCCCGACACACCTGCGCACGATGGCAAGTCAAGCACTGCCGTGCAGCGTCATTGACCATGATGCGGCGATTTCGCCCGAATCTCTGCTGGTCGGATGCGCCATTCAGAGTTGCCCGGACAAAGCCGAACGCGCCAGCCCTACAACTTATGTCACGGCTGACGACCCGCCGTTTCTGATTATGCATGGAACAAGCGATTGTCTGGTGCCGCCTCTGCAAAGCCAGGAACTTACTGACCTGTTGAAAGCCGCAGGGGTAACGGCGACCTTGACCTATCTGCAAGGCGCTGGACATGGCGGCGCGGAATTTACGAGCGCCGATAGTCAACAACAGATTCAGGATTTTCTCGACCAGTATCTAAAAACCGTTGCCTCGCCGCAAACTTTGAAAATCACCAGTGCCGAAGCCGGCAAAAAGAAACTCTTCGTTCACGGAGAAGGGTTTGCCAACGGGGCAGTGATTCTTTTAAACGGCGAAGCGCAAGCGACCATCAACGACGGGCAAAATCCGAGTACGATTTTGATAGCTAAAAAAGGCGGCAAGAAAATCGCCGTCGGGCAAACCGTCATGCTTCAAGTACAGAATCCCGATGGCAGCAAATCGAATGAATTGCTGTTTACCAGGTCTTGA
- the recJ gene encoding single-stranded-DNA-specific exonuclease RecJ — MPKKSQKKRWIYKPYDKRIALLLSRGLPVSEMTGALLATRGINDIETAERFFNPRLENLHDPFLMCGMRDAVERILLAVERREKIMIYGDYDVDGTTSTVILKKALQLIGADVSYYIPERLKDGYGLREDAMDMAHARGVHLIVSVDTGIRAQQVVEYAKTLGLDVIITDHHLPEEGLPQAHAVLNPKRTDCNYPEKNLAGVGVAFKLAQALLTKTNQAHYIESFVKIAAIGTIADIVPLTGENRIIAKYGLLGLRHPRNFGLRALLEVAGVSQAKPLSGSDIGFRIGPRINAVGRMAGASMAVDLFDAPDLQTATQMANAMNVQNAARQQIEADTLAQVLEQIESDKELSNSYVAVVAGEGWHRGVIGIVASKVVDRLYRPTIIISVEDGLGHGSGRSIPAFHLLAGLESCADVFEKFGGHSHAAGVTIRADKIADLRRRLDAHARGVLKQEDLIPIVEIDCELSFKQATLETLEEIRRLEPFGAGNPEPVFATTGAQVVSPPRIMKDKHLKLRLLHAGRWLDAVCWGGAELANEVFAGDIVNIAYTLSENTYNGNTSAQLVLKDLKLQ; from the coding sequence ATGCCAAAAAAATCGCAAAAAAAACGGTGGATTTATAAGCCTTATGATAAGCGCATCGCTTTGCTGTTATCGCGCGGGTTACCGGTTTCCGAAATGACCGGCGCATTGCTTGCGACTCGTGGCATAAACGATATTGAAACCGCGGAAAGATTTTTTAACCCCCGACTCGAAAACCTGCACGACCCGTTTTTGATGTGCGGCATGCGCGACGCCGTCGAACGAATATTATTAGCCGTCGAGCGCCGGGAAAAAATCATGATTTACGGCGATTACGATGTGGACGGCACAACATCGACGGTCATCTTGAAAAAAGCTCTGCAACTGATCGGCGCAGATGTTTCCTATTACATTCCCGAACGTTTGAAAGATGGTTACGGTCTGCGCGAAGACGCAATGGATATGGCGCACGCGCGCGGCGTGCATTTAATCGTCAGTGTCGATACAGGCATTCGCGCCCAACAGGTTGTTGAATACGCCAAGACCTTGGGTTTGGATGTCATCATCACCGACCATCATTTGCCCGAAGAAGGATTACCGCAGGCGCACGCCGTTTTAAATCCCAAACGCACGGATTGTAATTACCCGGAAAAAAATCTCGCGGGCGTCGGTGTGGCGTTCAAACTCGCGCAGGCGTTACTGACGAAAACCAATCAAGCCCATTACATCGAATCGTTCGTTAAAATTGCTGCCATCGGCACGATTGCCGACATTGTGCCGCTCACGGGCGAAAACCGCATCATCGCCAAATATGGACTGCTCGGATTGCGCCATCCGAGAAATTTCGGGCTGCGCGCGCTGCTTGAAGTTGCGGGTGTCTCGCAGGCAAAGCCGCTATCGGGTTCCGATATTGGCTTTAGAATCGGGCCGCGCATCAATGCTGTTGGTCGAATGGCGGGCGCAAGCATGGCTGTGGATTTATTTGACGCGCCCGATTTGCAAACTGCAACCCAGATGGCAAATGCCATGAATGTGCAAAATGCCGCGCGCCAACAAATCGAAGCCGACACCCTCGCGCAGGTGCTTGAACAGATTGAAAGCGATAAAGAACTGAGCAATTCTTACGTGGCGGTGGTCGCAGGCGAAGGCTGGCATCGCGGGGTCATCGGCATCGTCGCGTCAAAAGTCGTCGATAGACTTTACCGCCCGACGATTATCATTTCCGTCGAAGACGGACTCGGACATGGCAGCGGGCGTTCGATTCCGGCGTTTCATTTACTCGCAGGACTGGAGAGTTGCGCCGATGTGTTTGAGAAATTCGGCGGGCATTCGCACGCGGCAGGAGTGACCATTCGCGCCGATAAAATCGCCGATTTACGCAGACGTCTGGATGCCCATGCGCGCGGCGTTCTCAAACAGGAAGATTTGATTCCGATTGTCGAGATTGACTGTGAACTTTCCTTCAAACAGGCGACGCTCGAAACCCTCGAAGAAATCCGTCGCCTTGAGCCATTCGGCGCGGGCAATCCCGAACCGGTCTTTGCCACCACAGGCGCGCAGGTCGTCTCTCCGCCGCGCATCATGAAAGACAAGCATCTCAAGTTGCGGCTCCTGCACGCGGGACGCTGGCTCGATGCCGTGTGCTGGGGCGGAGCCGAGTTAGCGAATGAAGTTTTTGCAGGCGACATCGTCAACATTGCTTATACGCTTTCCGAAAATACCTACAACGGCAACACCTCTGCGCAACTGGTTTTGAAAGATTTGAAATTGCAATAA
- the lptC gene encoding LPS export ABC transporter periplasmic protein LptC, whose amino-acid sequence MNKIRLVSVGKVIALVVFITVAVALGVYFVKKRKPLDLPATPKILEGEIVAVFNNTRYAHEVGGKVRFVLTAEVDKAYTNGAHELEKVKLESFGNEGTRNDTVTADRAEVSDTANLNALEAKFISNVVVITSEGATIKTQYLHYDHEKSVIDTPELVEFDSDKVSGTTMGAMIEVNDERVHLLKDVDLTIKPTAETGKTNADKSASAKPETTESDAERAARKAAKRARKLERKRQAALAAAKSPNKNAPAKNQNQSPTDNQLLAARNAKLPIRIRAVSGLLERQDHRVAFNDKVIVTQGADEMRANTMLGLLSDDNKIERIEARGNAYLKQSEKAEIKSSDMDFFFAEQRLIRATATGSAFARTLSGEPVKEARAAKFDATFMPGAKDSTIDSLQATGDATLQVFATGSSTVDRELRAAEINVAFLEGAMNTALATGGAVLQVHAPKPKDEKANPTERELTASQVTASFYPGGKNLAFAEATENAVMKVTPVRAEKGADKKTIRAPQMTAEFFESNNRLKNFKATNGVKVEIEATVENAHPLRTTTSRTLTADFIEETQDVQTLVQQGDFKYNEGDRNGTAETATYNGQIEMLYLRGKRPMVWDAEARTQANEIDYDRSKDETHARGDVRTTYYSRETAGDATPFKNTKSPVFMTAEKADARNSEGYAIYTGNARGWQDNNFVKADRIELFQNDKKMIATSRVESALYNAKKNNDANQQEVVPGFATADKMIYSDKERLVHYEGSVKARQGTDNIEAAVVDVHLMQESNEVEKMIAEGAVVLTQPGRRGTGDKAIYTSADGRAILVGKNARVEDAEKGTTTGGQLTFYSRDDKVVVENQQGTGRVKTTHRLTKNK is encoded by the coding sequence GTGAACAAAATCAGACTGGTATCGGTTGGAAAAGTTATTGCCCTGGTGGTCTTCATTACCGTAGCAGTGGCGCTTGGCGTCTATTTCGTCAAAAAACGCAAACCGCTTGACCTGCCAGCGACGCCGAAAATTCTCGAAGGCGAAATTGTTGCGGTCTTCAACAACACACGCTACGCGCACGAAGTCGGCGGCAAGGTGCGTTTCGTACTCACCGCCGAAGTTGACAAAGCCTACACCAACGGCGCGCACGAACTTGAAAAAGTGAAGCTCGAATCGTTCGGCAACGAGGGCACACGCAATGATACGGTGACGGCTGACCGCGCCGAAGTCAGTGATACCGCAAACCTCAACGCCCTCGAAGCCAAATTTATTTCCAATGTCGTCGTGATCACCAGCGAAGGCGCGACGATCAAGACTCAGTACCTGCATTACGACCACGAAAAGAGCGTGATTGATACGCCGGAGTTGGTTGAATTCGACAGCGATAAAGTTTCCGGCACGACGATGGGTGCGATGATTGAAGTCAATGATGAGCGCGTGCATTTGCTGAAAGATGTTGATCTGACGATTAAACCGACGGCTGAAACCGGTAAAACCAACGCCGATAAATCTGCAAGTGCGAAACCTGAAACGACCGAAAGCGATGCCGAACGCGCCGCCCGTAAAGCCGCAAAACGCGCCCGCAAACTCGAACGCAAACGCCAGGCGGCGCTTGCCGCGGCGAAATCGCCGAATAAAAACGCGCCTGCTAAAAATCAAAATCAGTCACCGACCGATAATCAATTGTTAGCCGCGCGCAATGCCAAATTGCCGATTCGCATTCGCGCGGTTTCGGGTCTTTTGGAACGCCAAGACCATCGCGTCGCTTTCAATGACAAGGTCATCGTCACCCAGGGCGCAGATGAAATGCGCGCCAACACCATGCTCGGACTGTTGAGCGATGATAATAAAATCGAACGCATCGAAGCGCGTGGCAATGCCTATTTGAAACAATCTGAAAAAGCCGAAATCAAATCTTCGGATATGGATTTCTTTTTTGCCGAACAACGCTTGATTCGCGCGACGGCTACGGGTAGCGCCTTCGCGCGCACCCTCAGCGGTGAACCTGTGAAAGAAGCCCGCGCCGCCAAATTCGACGCGACCTTTATGCCGGGTGCCAAAGACAGTACGATTGATTCGTTGCAGGCGACGGGCGATGCGACATTGCAGGTTTTTGCGACAGGTTCGTCCACGGTTGATCGCGAACTTCGCGCCGCCGAAATCAATGTCGCTTTTTTGGAAGGCGCGATGAATACGGCGTTGGCAACCGGCGGCGCTGTGTTACAGGTTCACGCGCCCAAACCGAAAGATGAAAAAGCCAACCCGACCGAGCGCGAATTGACTGCGAGTCAAGTTACCGCTTCATTTTATCCGGGCGGTAAAAATCTGGCGTTTGCCGAAGCGACGGAAAACGCCGTAATGAAAGTGACGCCGGTGCGTGCCGAAAAAGGCGCGGATAAAAAGACGATTCGCGCGCCGCAGATGACCGCAGAGTTTTTTGAAAGTAATAATCGCTTGAAAAATTTCAAAGCCACCAACGGTGTGAAGGTCGAAATTGAAGCCACGGTTGAAAACGCCCATCCATTGCGCACGACGACCAGTCGAACGCTCACAGCCGATTTCATCGAAGAGACCCAGGATGTGCAGACGCTTGTGCAGCAGGGCGATTTCAAATATAACGAAGGCGACCGCAACGGCACGGCGGAAACCGCAACTTACAACGGGCAAATCGAGATGCTTTATCTGCGCGGCAAACGTCCGATGGTCTGGGACGCCGAAGCCCGCACCCAGGCTAACGAAATTGATTACGACCGCAGCAAAGATGAAACCCATGCGCGCGGCGATGTGCGCACGACCTATTACAGTCGCGAAACGGCGGGTGACGCCACCCCTTTCAAAAATACCAAGTCGCCGGTCTTTATGACGGCTGAAAAAGCTGATGCGCGCAACTCGGAAGGCTATGCCATTTACACGGGCAATGCGCGGGGCTGGCAAGATAACAATTTTGTCAAAGCCGACCGCATCGAACTTTTTCAAAATGATAAAAAGATGATTGCCACCAGTCGGGTTGAAAGCGCGCTTTATAATGCGAAGAAAAATAATGACGCCAATCAACAGGAGGTGGTTCCGGGTTTTGCGACCGCCGACAAAATGATTTATTCGGATAAAGAGCGCCTCGTTCATTATGAGGGTTCCGTGAAAGCGCGACAGGGCACGGACAATATCGAAGCCGCGGTGGTGGATGTTCATTTAATGCAGGAAAGCAATGAAGTCGAAAAGATGATTGCCGAAGGCGCGGTTGTGTTGACCCAGCCCGGACGACGCGGAACCGGCGATAAAGCGATTTACACATCTGCGGATGGTCGCGCCATTTTAGTAGGAAAAAATGCCAGAGTTGAAGACGCCGAGAAGGGAACCACAACAGGCGGTCAATTGACTTTCTATAGTCGCGATGATAAGGTCGTTGTGGAGAATCAACAAGGGACAGGGCGCGTGAAAACGACTCATCGGCTAACCAAAAATAAATAA
- the lptB gene encoding LPS export ABC transporter ATP-binding protein: MSVLGVEHLRKSYRKRPVVNDVSLEIVQGEIVGLLGPNGAGKTTIFYMIVGIERPDAGKVYLDTKDISRLPMYLRARNGISYLPQEASVFRKLSVEENIWLVLQTLPLTKAEREQRLESLLNDFDIARVRHTKAYQLSGGERRRTEIARCLVIEPRFILLDEPFAGIDPIAVIDIQKILKRLRERGIGVLITDHNVRETLAITDRAYIINEGKIFRAGTPDALTRDKEVKQVYLGENFRM, translated from the coding sequence TTGAGCGTACTCGGCGTTGAGCATTTGCGAAAATCCTATCGCAAACGCCCTGTGGTCAATGATGTTTCGCTTGAAATCGTACAGGGGGAAATTGTCGGACTGTTGGGTCCAAATGGCGCGGGCAAAACCACGATTTTTTATATGATAGTCGGGATCGAACGACCTGATGCCGGCAAGGTTTATCTCGATACCAAAGACATCTCGCGGTTGCCCATGTATTTGCGAGCGCGCAACGGCATCAGCTATTTGCCGCAGGAAGCCTCGGTGTTTCGCAAATTGTCGGTTGAAGAAAATATCTGGCTGGTCTTGCAAACCCTGCCGCTTACGAAAGCTGAGCGCGAACAACGGCTTGAAAGCCTGTTAAATGATTTTGATATTGCCCGCGTGCGTCACACCAAAGCGTATCAATTATCGGGTGGTGAACGGCGGCGCACAGAAATTGCGCGTTGTCTGGTGATTGAACCGCGATTTATTTTGCTTGATGAGCCGTTTGCCGGTATTGACCCGATAGCGGTGATTGATATACAAAAAATATTGAAAAGACTGCGCGAACGCGGCATCGGGGTTTTGATAACCGACCATAATGTCCGTGAGACTCTGGCAATTACCGACAGAGCGTATATAATCAACGAAGGGAAAATATTCAGAGCCGGAACACCGGATGCGCTGACGCGCGACAAAGAAGTGAAACAAGTTTATTTGGGAGAAAATTTCAGGATGTAA
- the rpoN gene encoding RNA polymerase factor sigma-54, whose protein sequence is MSVRPNLQTSLSQKLVLTPQMRQRIELLAMTKLEMADMITTEITANPVLEAVEPGDAPDTSMNEEIASIDATIADYAAPETPVQSTETRAAESFDTVEPSVTNTATEASPFEGDTEPDRERDSFQEIDFGSTFEEYLDPGYKTHEYEAREETSFENMLTRRQSLYEQLMWQLHLVEAPKEVIRAGEAIIGNLDENTGFLDATIAEIAAMGPWSEEVVQQALHIIQRLDPVGVAAANVRESLMIQLEYYGYGERLAYRMVRDHFENLQTHKLPDLAKNLGVSVDQVLAEMAIIKKLDPKPGRKYSAEEAQPVVPEVTIEKVGDDYVIRFEDDGVPGLRINRTYRQMMESKDASKETRDYIKERFRSAVDLLKNIEHRRQTIYRVCQSIVERQREFLDKGTEHIKPMMLKDIAEDIGMHLSTVSRVVNRKYVNTPQGVYELRRFFTEGMRSDTGEDVSTRVLKLKIKKMIEEEDSHNPITDDEIAKRVAKEGVKLSRRTVAKYRDQMNIPGSRERRSIV, encoded by the coding sequence ATGTCAGTTAGACCAAATCTTCAAACCAGCCTTTCGCAGAAATTGGTGCTCACGCCGCAGATGCGTCAACGTATCGAGCTACTGGCGATGACCAAGCTCGAAATGGCTGACATGATTACCACGGAAATCACCGCCAATCCTGTGCTCGAAGCCGTCGAACCGGGAGACGCGCCGGATACTTCGATGAACGAAGAGATCGCCTCAATCGATGCGACGATTGCCGATTATGCGGCACCTGAAACGCCCGTTCAAAGCACTGAAACCCGCGCGGCAGAATCCTTTGATACGGTTGAGCCTTCTGTCACTAATACCGCAACCGAGGCTTCACCTTTTGAGGGCGATACGGAACCTGACCGCGAACGCGATTCTTTTCAGGAAATCGATTTCGGCTCCACTTTTGAAGAATATCTCGATCCGGGTTACAAGACCCACGAATATGAAGCGCGCGAAGAGACCTCGTTTGAAAATATGCTGACCCGCCGCCAGTCGCTTTATGAACAATTGATGTGGCAATTGCATCTGGTGGAAGCGCCTAAAGAGGTGATTCGCGCCGGCGAAGCGATTATCGGCAACCTTGATGAAAACACCGGCTTTCTTGATGCCACGATTGCAGAGATTGCGGCGATGGGTCCGTGGTCAGAAGAGGTCGTGCAACAGGCTTTGCACATCATTCAGCGATTAGACCCGGTCGGTGTGGCGGCTGCTAATGTTCGCGAATCGTTAATGATTCAACTCGAATATTATGGATACGGCGAACGCCTGGCATATCGGATGGTGCGCGACCATTTTGAAAATTTGCAAACCCATAAACTGCCCGACCTCGCCAAGAACCTGGGGGTTTCAGTTGATCAGGTGCTCGCCGAAATGGCGATTATTAAAAAGCTCGACCCCAAACCCGGTCGCAAATATTCCGCCGAAGAAGCGCAACCCGTGGTTCCCGAAGTGACCATCGAAAAAGTCGGTGATGATTATGTCATCCGCTTTGAAGATGACGGGGTGCCGGGGTTGAGAATCAATCGCACCTACCGGCAGATGATGGAATCCAAAGACGCCTCGAAAGAGACCCGCGATTACATCAAAGAGCGTTTTCGTTCGGCAGTCGATTTACTGAAAAATATCGAACATCGACGGCAGACGATTTACCGCGTTTGCCAGTCAATCGTTGAACGTCAGCGCGAATTTCTCGACAAAGGCACAGAGCATATCAAGCCGATGATGCTCAAAGATATTGCCGAAGACATCGGTATGCACCTCAGCACCGTTTCGCGCGTTGTCAATCGCAAATATGTCAATACGCCGCAGGGCGTTTATGAACTGCGAAGGTTTTTTACCGAAGGCATGCGCTCGGATACCGGTGAAGATGTTTCGACGCGGGTGCTCAAATTGAAGATTAAAAAAATGATTGAGGAAGAAGATTCGCACAACCCGATTACCG